The Alosa sapidissima isolate fAloSap1 chromosome 6, fAloSap1.pri, whole genome shotgun sequence genome window below encodes:
- the ost4 gene encoding dolichyl-diphosphooligosaccharide--protein glycosyltransferase subunit 4 codes for MVTDVQLAIFANMLGVSLFLLVVLYHYVAVNNPKKLE; via the coding sequence ATGGTTACTGACGTTCAACTGGCAATATTTGCCAACATGCTCGGCGTGTCGCTGTTCCTGCTTGTGGTGCTGTACCATTATGTGGCTGTCAACAATCCCAAGAAATTAGAATAA